The DNA sequence CGGCCGAGCCCGGCCAGGTTGTGACGGGCGTTGCTGATTAACTGAGTGCGATCCACCACGAGTCCTCTTGATGCAAAACTTTGACGCCCCGGGGGCGACTGGGCGTGGCTTTGCAAGAAGCTTTCCAACTTTGTCCGGCTTCAGAGATTTGGCGCCTGCGAGATCGAGCGCCGAGCGGGCGGCGCTCGATCTCGCAGGCGCCATGCCTCATGGCGGGCTCCTGTCAGCTATCACGCCGCAGGTCCGGCGGAATCGGCAGATCTTCCTTCAAAGGCTCCGGTCGCTTGCCCTTGCCAGCGCGGTACTGGCGGATCTGGAACACATAGGCCAGCACCTGCGCCACCGCCAGGTACAAGCCGGCAGGGATTTCCTGTTCCACCTCGGTGGAGTAATAGATCGCCCGCGCCAGGGCCGGCGATTCGAGGATCTGGATCTTGTGCTCCGCGCCAATCTCGCGAATCTTCAAGGCAATGAAATCGGTACCCTTGGCCAGCAACAAAGGCGCCGCGCCACCCTTTTCCGGGTCGTACTGCAGGGCCACCGCATAGTGCGTGGGGTTGGTGATGATCACGTCGGCCTGCGGCACCGCCGCCATCATGCGCCGCTGCGACACTTCGCGCTGCAGCTGGCGAATACGCTGCTTGACCTCGGGCTTGCCCTCGCTGTCCTTGTACTCGTCCTTGATTTCCTGCTTGGTCATCTTCAGCTTCTTGTGCGTCTGCCAGAGCTGGAACGGCACGTCCGCCGCGGCGATCAACAGCAACCCGGCCGACATCCACAACGCACTCCAACCCACCACCTGCAGGCTATGGATGATCGCCTGCTCCAGCGGCTCGTTGGCAATCGACAGCAGGGCCTGGCGGTCGTTGACCAATACCACCACCGCCACCACCAGAATCACGAAGAACTTGGCCAGCGCCTTGAGCAGTTCGGTCAGGGCATGCATGGAGAACATCCGCTTGATCCCCGACAGCGGGTTCATGCGGCTGAACTTGGGCTGCAGCAGGCTGCCCGAGAACAGGAATCCACCGAGGGCAATCGGGGCCACGAAGGAAACCACGAACAGCAGGATCATGACCGGCTGCACAGCCCATATCGCCATCTTGCCCGAGGCCAGCAGAAAAGCCCCCATGGCCCGCTCGTCGACAATGATGTCGCGGCTCAGGCTGAAGTTCATGCGCATCATCGCCAGCAGCGTCTCGGCCAGGTAGCCGCCGAATGCCAGCAGGCCACCGGCACCGGCCAGGGTCACCGCCACCGTGTTCAGCTCCTTGGAACGCGCGATCTCGCCTTTCTCGCGAGCATCGCGCTTGCGCTTGTCGGTGGGCTCTTCGGTCTTGTCCTGGCCGCTCTCGCTTTCTGCCATGCTCAGCGCGCCCTCGCCAGTTCACGCAGCCATTGCAGCGCTTCGCTGGCCAATGCCTGGTAGTGGGACAATATATCGGCCAGGCCGACCCAGAAGATGAACATGCCCAGGACCAGGGTCAGCGGGAAGCCGATGGAGAAGATGTTCAGCTGCGGCGCGGCACGGGTCATCACGCCGAAGGCGATGTTGACCACCAGCAGCGCAGCAATCACCGGCAGGATCAGCAGCAGCCCGGCAGCGAATACCCACCCCAGGCGCCCGGCAAGTTCCCAGAAATGGTTGACCACCAGCGCATTGCCCACCGGCAAGGTGGTGAAACTTTCCGTCAGCACCTCGAACACCACCAGGTGGCCGTTCATCAACAGGAACAGGATGCTCACCAGCATGGTCATGAACTGGCTGACCACGGTGACGTTGACGCCGTTGCCCGGGTCGACCATCGAGGCGAACGCCATGCCCATCTGCACCGCGACGATCTGCCCGGCAACCACGAACGCCTGAAACAGCAGTTGCAGGGCCAGGCCGAACAACGCGCCGACGATGATCTGCTCGGCGCACAGCAGCAGGCCGCGCAGGCTCAGCGGGTCGAACTCGGGCAGCGGCGGCAGCGCCGGCACGATCACCACGGTAATCGCCAACGCCACGTACAGGCGCACCCGCGCCGGGAGCATGCGGGTACCGAATATCGGCATGGTCATCAGCACCGCCGTCACCCTGAACAACGGCAGGATGAAGGTGGCGACCCAGGTGCCGATCTGCGTGTCGGTCAGCTCGAGCATTGCCACGTCAACCGATCAGCTGCGGGATATTGGTGTACAGCGTGGTGATATATTCCATGAACTTCTGTACCAGCCAAGGCCCGGCAACGATCAGCGTGACCAGCATCACCAGCAGGCGCGGCAGAAAGCTCAAGGTCTGTTCGTTGATCTGCGTGGCAGCCTGGAACATGGCCACCACCAGGCCCACCAGCAGGCTCGGCACCACCAGCACGGCCACCATCAAGGTGGTCAGCCACAAGGCATCGCGGAACAGGTCGACAGCGACTTCAGGGGTCATCGGCGGCTCTCCTTGACGGCGTCAGACGCCGCCGAAACTGCTGGCCAGGGTGCCCATGATCAGCGCCCAGCCATCCACCAGCACGAACAGCATGATCTTGAACGGCAACGAAATGATCAGCGGCGACAGCATCATCATGCCCATGGCCATCAGCACACTGGCCACCACCATGTCGATGATCAGGAACGGGATGAAGATCATGAAACCGATCTGGAACGCGGTCTTCAGCTCGGAGGTGACGAACGCCGGCACCAGGATCGTCAGCGGGACCTGGTCCGGGCCGGCGATGTCGGTGCGCTTGGACAGGCGCATGAACAGGTCGAGGTCGCTTTGCCGGGTTTGCGCCAGCATGAAGTCCTTGAGCGGCCCCTGGGCCTTGTCGATGGCCTGCTGGGCGGTCATCTGTTCCTTCAGGTACGGCTGCAGCGCGTCCTGGTTCACCCGGTCGAACACCGGCGCCATGATGAACATGGTGAGGAACAGCGCCATGCCGGTGAGCAGCTGGTTCGACGGCGTCTGCTGCAGGCCCAGGGCCTGGCGCAGGATCGAGAACACGATGATGATGCGGGTGAAGCTGGTCATCAGGATGACGAACGCCGGGATGAAGCTGAGCGCCGTCATGATCAGCAGGATCTGCAGGCTGACCGAATATTCCTGCTGCCCGTCCGCGGTATTGGACAGGGTGATGGCCGGGATCGACAGCGGGTCGGCGGCCAGGGCCAGCGGCGCCGCCAGCAGCAGCGCCAGAATCAACAACAAACGCAGCGCGCCGCTCATCACTTCTTGTCCTTAGGGTCCTTGCCCATCAGCTCCATCAGCCGCTGGGCGAACTCCGGCGTCGCCTGGCGGGCGCTTTCCGGTACTTCCACGGGTTCGGCCAGCACATGCAGGGCCTCGATGCTGCCCGGGGTATGGCCGATCAGGATCTGCGCCTTGCCCACCTGCACCAGCAACAGCCGGTCACGCGGGCCGATGGCCCGGCTGCCGACGATCTCGATCACCTGCCCGCCCTTCACCGCAGCCCCTTGCATGCGCCGCAGCAGCCAGGCCAGGAAGAAAATCAGGCCGACCACCAGCAGCAGGCCAAAAACCATCTGCGCCAGCTGCCCACCCAGGCTGCCAGGGGCAGCCGCAGGGGTCGCCGCAGGGGTGGCCGCGGCCAGGCAGGCCTGGCTGGCAAGCAGCGCGGCGAACGCCAGGCTGGCGCGCATCGTGCCCTTCACTCAGCGCAGCTTCTTGATACGTTCGCTGGGGCTGATCACGTCGGTCAGGCGAATGCCGAACTTCTCGTTGACCACCACCACTTCGCCATGGGCGATCAGCGTGCCGTTGACCAGCACATCGAGCGGTTCACCGGCCAGGCGGTCCAGCTCGATGACCGAACCCTGGTTGAGCTGCAGCAGGTTGCGGATGTTGATCTCGGTGCTGCCCACTTCCATGGAAATGTTCACCGGAATGTCCAGGATCACGTCCAGGTTCGGGCCTTCGAGGCTGACATTCTCGCTCGGCTTCGGCGAGCTGGCGAACTCTTCCATCGGCAAGCGACCCGGGCCACCGACGCTGCCGGCGGTGTCGCCACCCAGCAGTGCATCGATGTCGGCCTGGCCGGCTGCACCGGTTTCTTCCAGCGCTGCAGCCCATTCATCGGCCAGCGCCTGGTCCTCTGGGGAGGTGATCTCGTTTTCGTTAGCCATGATTTCCTCGACAGGCATTCAATACGTTATGAGCGACCGGCGCGCCATCAGCGGCGTTCGATCGGGTCGATGATCTGCAGCGCCAGGTTGCCCTTGTGCGAACCCAGGCGCGCCTTGAACGAAGGCACGCCGTTGGCGCGCAACACCAGGTGTTCAG is a window from the Pseudomonas anuradhapurensis genome containing:
- the fliO gene encoding flagellar biosynthetic protein FliO; the protein is MRASLAFAALLASQACLAAATPAATPAAAPGSLGGQLAQMVFGLLLVVGLIFFLAWLLRRMQGAAVKGGQVIEIVGSRAIGPRDRLLLVQVGKAQILIGHTPGSIEALHVLAEPVEVPESARQATPEFAQRLMELMGKDPKDKK
- the fliR gene encoding flagellar biosynthetic protein FliR, with protein sequence MLELTDTQIGTWVATFILPLFRVTAVLMTMPIFGTRMLPARVRLYVALAITVVIVPALPPLPEFDPLSLRGLLLCAEQIIVGALFGLALQLLFQAFVVAGQIVAVQMGMAFASMVDPGNGVNVTVVSQFMTMLVSILFLLMNGHLVVFEVLTESFTTLPVGNALVVNHFWELAGRLGWVFAAGLLLILPVIAALLVVNIAFGVMTRAAPQLNIFSIGFPLTLVLGMFIFWVGLADILSHYQALASEALQWLRELARAR
- the fliP gene encoding flagellar type III secretion system pore protein FliP (The bacterial flagellar biogenesis protein FliP forms a type III secretion system (T3SS)-type pore required for flagellar assembly.), coding for MSGALRLLLILALLLAAPLALAADPLSIPAITLSNTADGQQEYSVSLQILLIMTALSFIPAFVILMTSFTRIIIVFSILRQALGLQQTPSNQLLTGMALFLTMFIMAPVFDRVNQDALQPYLKEQMTAQQAIDKAQGPLKDFMLAQTRQSDLDLFMRLSKRTDIAGPDQVPLTILVPAFVTSELKTAFQIGFMIFIPFLIIDMVVASVLMAMGMMMLSPLIISLPFKIMLFVLVDGWALIMGTLASSFGGV
- the fliN gene encoding flagellar motor switch protein FliN; translation: MANENEITSPEDQALADEWAAALEETGAAGQADIDALLGGDTAGSVGGPGRLPMEEFASSPKPSENVSLEGPNLDVILDIPVNISMEVGSTEINIRNLLQLNQGSVIELDRLAGEPLDVLVNGTLIAHGEVVVVNEKFGIRLTDVISPSERIKKLR
- the fliQ gene encoding flagellar biosynthesis protein FliQ; translation: MTPEVAVDLFRDALWLTTLMVAVLVVPSLLVGLVVAMFQAATQINEQTLSFLPRLLVMLVTLIVAGPWLVQKFMEYITTLYTNIPQLIG
- the flhB gene encoding flagellar biosynthesis protein FlhB yields the protein MAESESGQDKTEEPTDKRKRDAREKGEIARSKELNTVAVTLAGAGGLLAFGGYLAETLLAMMRMNFSLSRDIIVDERAMGAFLLASGKMAIWAVQPVMILLFVVSFVAPIALGGFLFSGSLLQPKFSRMNPLSGIKRMFSMHALTELLKALAKFFVILVVAVVVLVNDRQALLSIANEPLEQAIIHSLQVVGWSALWMSAGLLLIAAADVPFQLWQTHKKLKMTKQEIKDEYKDSEGKPEVKQRIRQLQREVSQRRMMAAVPQADVIITNPTHYAVALQYDPEKGGAAPLLLAKGTDFIALKIREIGAEHKIQILESPALARAIYYSTEVEQEIPAGLYLAVAQVLAYVFQIRQYRAGKGKRPEPLKEDLPIPPDLRRDS